A genomic segment from Oncorhynchus keta strain PuntledgeMale-10-30-2019 chromosome 9, Oket_V2, whole genome shotgun sequence encodes:
- the LOC118388113 gene encoding uncharacterized protein LOC118388113 has product MHFLKNSAVNDVTPLFTFVNECHICYKMKPKYTQVRLKKEKKRFQEEGGDNVRESSHLAAFPAHSLAGEGAMPLPQNAQTTALPPPGLSRKYPLPQPTLSAKTKIWMPVQETWKGEPYDKPLLKYTIALPIGRRHCRPRPIKRPVPNPSPNLTDKRVKFKHPEATLRFIPVRPDLEQLTRQRTLPGSQLVRPVTPRPPSRKQPPSADHSPLDSIHSHRSLAKVQAAGGEDRGGGGDGASLSRSVRDLQLLSSSSDDEDSESPSESQFRCTTPAYLTRRYQNSLKWYQAVHSEKKTKHHKERLDQLCYKEASDESNAERGS; this is encoded by the exons ATGCATTTTTTAAAGAATTCTGCCGTTAATGATGTCACTCCTTTGTTTACTTTTGTCAATGAATGTCATATTTGTTAcaagatgaaaccaaaatataccCAGGTCCGGCTAAAGAAGGAGAAAAAAAG GTtccaggaggagggaggagacaatgTGAGAGAAAGTTCACATTTAGCTG CATTCCCAGCTCACAGTCTTGCAGGAGAAGGGGCTATGCCCCTTCCTCAGAATGCTCAGACCACTGCCCTCCCCCCACCAGGTCTCAGTAGAAAGTACCCCCTACCTCAACCCACTCTCTCAGCCAAGACCAAGATTTGGATGCCAGTGCAAGAGACCTGGAAAGGAGAACCTTATGACAAGCCTTTGCTCAAATACACAATAGCCCTCCCTATTGGCAGGCGCCACTGTAGACCTCGTCCAATAAAACGACCCGTCCCCAACCCTTCCCCCAACCTGACTGATAAAAGAGTGAAGTTTAAACATCCTGAGGCCACCCTCCGTTTTATCCCAGTGAGGCCAGACTTAGAGCAGCTCACCAGGCAGAGAACCCTCCCTGGTAGTCAGTTGGTTAGACCTGTGACACCCAGACCACCATCACGCAAGCAACCCCCCTCTGCAGACCATAGCCCCCTAGACAGTATCCACTCACACAGATCCCTTGCTAAGGTGCAGGCTGCTGGAGGTGAGGACAGGGGAGGCGGAGGAGATGGTGCCTCCCTATCCCGCTCTGTCAGGGATTTGCAGTTGCTTAGCTCCAGCTCCGACGACGAGGATTCTGAGTCTCCTTCTGAGTCCCAGTTCCGATGCACCACTCCGGCCTACCTCACCCGCCGCTACCAGAACAGTTTGAAATGGTACCAGGCGGTGCACAGCGAGAAGAAGACCAAACATCACAAGGAGAGGCTTGACCAGCTTTGCTATAAG GAGGCATCAGATGAGTCTAATGCTGAAAGAGGTAGCTAG